The DNA region GATGTGGCCGCCGCTGGGCGAGATCAGGCCCATCAGCATCCGCAGGGTCGTGGTCTTGCCCGCGCCGTTGGGCCCGAGCAGGCCAAGGACCTGGCCGCGCTCGACCCGGAACGACAGCGAGTCGACCGCCTTGAGGCCGCCCGGGTAGGACTTCGACAGGTTCTCGATCACCAGCGGCACGTCGGTCAGCTCGGCGTCGACGTCGTCCTCACGCCGTCTGCGGATCGCGCCGACGATGGCGGCGAGCACGCCGAGCCCGAGCACGATCGCGATCCCGATCAGCGGCCCGGACGGGGGCGCGGTGCTCGACCGCGCGCCGGGCACCACCGGCACCGCCAGCTGTGGGTCGGCCATCTCGATCTTGTAAGCGGCGGGCTGCGCGGGCGTCGCGTAGGCCTGGTCGGTCGTGCTGACCACCAGCTCGATCCGGTGGTCGGTCTCGATCGGACGGACGATGCCGGGCAGCGACACCGTCACCTCGACCGGCGTGCCGTCGGCGGGGAGGTTCGGCACCCGGAAGGCCGACACCGCCGACCCCGGCAGCGTGCGGATCCCGTCCGGGCCGACGTCGTAGAGCTTGGCGAACAGCACCGCGCCGTCGGGCGCGGGGAGGTTCGGCATGGTCGAGACCCGCAGCTTGGCCGTGCTCGCGCCCGCGATCAGCAACTGCTGCGACAGCGGCGCGCTGGCGAACCGGGCGGACTGGCCGGGCAGGTCGATCGACACCCGGCCGGACAGCCGCGACGAGCCGCTGATGACCGCGCCGAGGCCGGGCATGCTGCTGATCGAGGCCGGATTGCCGCCGGGCGGGTTGACCACGGTCTGCGGCTCGCCGTTGACCGCGATCCGCCGCCGCTCGGTGCTCGCGTCGCCGCCGAGCCCCGGGTAGGCCGCCGCGGTCACGGTGCGCACCGACGGCGCCCCCTGTGCCCGCAGCGCGCCCTGGACGGCGTACTCGAACGGGGTGCCCGGGTCGGTGCCGCGCCCGCGCAGGTGGAAGTCGAACCAGTCGGCGATCTCGGCGCGCAGGTCCTTGCCTGGCCTGCCGCCGTCGTGGCCGCCGGTGAACCAGACGAGCTTGACCTTGCCGCCCGCCGCGCTGATCTGCCGGGCGCTGGCGTCGGACTGGTCGAGGCCGAACAGGGTGTCCTGCTCGCCCTGCACCAGCATCGTCGGCTGGGTGATCTTGTCGGCGACGGAGGCGGGGGAGACCGACTTGAGCAGGTCGATGGTCTGCTGGTTGGCCCGCCCGGTGGTCGCGACCTGCGCGTATGCCCGACACACCGCCTCGACGAACCGCCCGCACGGGTTGCCGTCACCCTGGATCCGGGGCCCGCGCTCGCTCGCCCCGGTGTCGATCGGGGCGGCGCCCGGCACCGCGCCGCTTTCGCGGTCCTCGTCGGTGCCCGCCTCGGTGGCCTCGGTGGTGGGGTTGGCCAGCCCGGCCGCGCCCATGCCCGCGGCGAAGAAGATGCCCGCCCAGGACCGCTTGAACACCCCGTCGGCAGCGAAGGCGTTGGCCGACGGCGAGCCCGCGACCGCGCCGGTGGTGGCCGAGTTCGGCAGCAGCGCCTGGCTCAGGTCGTTGTAGGTCATCACTGGGGCCAGCGCGTCGACCCGCTTGTCGGTGCCCGCGAGCAGCAGCGACAGCGCGCCGCCGTAGGACCCGCCGGTCACCCCGACCCTGGGGTCGTCGGCGCCGTCGAGCTGCACCTCGGGGCGCTTGGCCAGCCAGTCGACCAGACCGCGGGCGTCGGCGACCTCCGCGTCCGGGGAGTTCAGCGCGATCTGGCCGCCGCTGCGGCCGAACCCGCGCGCCGACCAGGCCAGCACCACGAATCCGCGCTGGGCCAGCTCGCGGGCGTCGGAGTCGACGCTCTGCTTGCTGCCGCCGAACCCGTGGGCGACCAGCACCGCCGGGGCGGGGGTCTGTTCTGGCAGGTAGAGGGTGGTGTCGAGAGACACAGCGGCGACGCCCGCCTGGGCGGACGGCAGGTCGACCATGGCGTCGCTGGTGCGGACGGCGGGTGGTTCGTCCGTCCGATTCAGCCAGACAACGCCTGCGACGGCGACGGCGACGACCAGAACGGCGGTGATCGCCTGGCGCGGCCGGATTCGGGGAAGACTGGGCACGTCAGAACCGTATTGGACCCAACCTGAGAACGCTCCCAGCAGCCTATTGACCAGCGGATGCGCGCATCCAGCCGTCACCTAAGGGGACCGTGACGGCAGCCGACCACGGTTGCCCACCTATCGCAGCCTGGACCCTGGTAGGCGACCCGGCCTAAGAATTCCGGGGAGGCGGGACAGCGGGACTGTGACGTACACCAATGGGTGGAACAGGGGGCCCGTCTGGTGCGTTTGACCTGGACAGGGAAGAATCGACCCACAGCAAGTGTCGGAGGGGAGTATTCCTTCGCACCGGTCTCGTCAGCACGGATCCCTCGGGATCCCGGGGCCGGTGGTCGATCCAGCCGCAAGTCGGCGGATCGGCGGAAGAGACCTCCGGTTGTCGGCATGCGCCCGTACACCGGAGGTTTGATCAATGGTAGTCCCTGCCTGGGCTTGGCTCGCCACCATCGGCGGCTTGATCGTGTTGTTCGCGATCGACCTGTTCATCGTCGACCGCAAACCGCACGAGGTCACCGTCGGTGAGGCCGGGCGGTGGGTCGGGTTCTACATCGCCTGCGCGATCGCCTTCGGCGCCGCGATCTGGGCTTTCTCCGGTGCGCAGTACGCGGGTGAGTTCTTCGCGGGCTACATCACCGAATACTCCCTCTCGGTCGACAACCTGTTCATCTTCCTGATCATCATGTCGGCCTTCTCGGTGCCGAAGATCCACCAGCACCGAGTCCTGCTGGTCGGCATTGTGATCGCCTTGGTGATGCGCGGCATCTTCATCGCCGTCGGCGCGGTGGCGATCGCGAAGTTCAGCTGGGTCTTCTATCTCTTCGGTCTTTTCCTGGTCTACACCGCCTGGCAGCTGGCTCGTACCGGCATGGGCGAGGACGAGGAGTACCAGGAGAACGCGATGACCAAGCTGACGCGCCGCGTCTTCCCGGTCACCGACAACTACCACGGCGCCAAGTCCTTCGTGAAGCTCGACGGCAAGCGCTTCGTCACCCCGATGTTCATCGTCATGATCGCCATCGGCACCGCCGACCTGCTCTTCGCGGTGGACTCGATCCCGGCGATCTTCGGTCTGACCAAGGAACCGTTCCTGGTCTTCACCGCCAACGCCTTCGCACTCATGGGCCTGCGCCAGCTGTACTTCCTGCTCGGCGGCCTGCTCAAGAAGCTGGTCTACCTGTCGGTCGGCCTGGCGGTCATCCTTGGTTTCATCGGCGTGAAACTCGTCCTTGAGGCCTTGCACACCAACACCCTGCCGTTCATCAACGGCGGCGAGGCGCTCTCGGTGCCCACTATCGGCATCGAGGTGTCGCTTTCGGTGATCGTCAGCGTCCTCGTGATCACCACCGTCGCGAGCCTCATCAAAACCCGCCGCGACGACTCCAATTCGAGCGACATCACCGAACCCGCGGAGCAGAAGCTCTAGAAACAGCGCGGATTCTTGTAGACGGCCTGGCGGCCCGGGTCTCCTTCGGGGGAACCTGGGCCGCCTTGCTGTGTTTCGGGGTGGTGGTTTCCGCGACCCGTGCGGCCAGGCTCGCGTAAGTTCCATGGTCATGACCGTGCTGCGTGGTGCCTCGGTCGCCCTCCGCCCAACTGTCCAGGACTACCGGCACGCCGGCATCGACATCTTTCTTGATCCCACCGTGCACGGCAGGGGGCTGGGCGCCGACGCCATACGTACACTGGCCTGCCATCTCATCGACACCCACGGCTATCACCGTCCGGTCATCGACCCGGCAGCTGACAACGCGGCAATGATCCGCTGCTGCACCAAAGTCGGGTTCCGGCCGGTCGGCATCATGCGGGAGTACGAGCGTGGCCCAGACAGCACTTGGCACGACGGCCTCCTGATGGACCTCCTGGCCAACGAACTGGTGCGCTGACGGTCCGAGCTGATCTGCTCGGCGGGTTGTCGCGCTGCGGGCATGGACCTGGCGACGTGCTCACTTTGGCCATGCGGCGAAAGATCGGAGTATTCCACTCTCGACAGTCAATGAAACGTTCGACAAGCCACCAGTGCGCGCGTGCGGCATCAGACAAGATTTTCGCCCCGGCCCGGAAAGCCATATCGGCTGACGCGGCCTGACGGCGGCCGGACAAGGTCACAAACTCCATACTGCCTGGTCAGAGCCGTACTAAACAGTTTATCGGTCAACTAGTGGGAATAATCGACGGTCCTAAGGCCCGCTAACAGTCCGGTACGGTCAGCGGGTGCGCCCAGAGGACATCGAACTGCTGGCGGCGCCCGGTGCGCCCGCCATGCGTGGGGATCTGCTGCTTGTTGGCGTCTCCACACCGGATATCGGCCTGAACGCCTATCGGGGCGGCCTTCGCCGCGTCCCCCTCGATGGTGCGTCCGCCCACGACTTCACGCACGGGTTCCGCGACTTGGCCGCGGCCATCTCGCCGGACGGGACGAAGGTCGCGTTTCTTCGCGTGGCCGAGCAGGGCAGCAAGCCGCAGGTCTATGTGATGCCGGTCGACGGCGGCGACGCGCGGGCGGTGACCGGGCTGCCGCTGGGAGCGGGCGCGCCGGTGTGGGCGCCCGATTCGCGGCGGATCGCCTTTGTCGCGCGGATTCCGGAGCCCGGTCGCTACGGCACGGAGGGGCCCGACGGGACCGTGGACGCGCAGTCCGAGGCGCCGCGGCTGATCACTCGGCTGGATTTTCGGCAGGACGACGCGGGCTATGTCACCGACCGCTGCGCGCAGCTGTTCGTGGTGGATACCGGCGAGGCCGACGCGGTGCCGACCGCGCTCACCGAGGGTTTCGCCGAGCCAGGGGACCCCGCGTGGACGCCGTCCGGGCAGCATGTGCTGGTCAGCGCCCGGCGGGATTGGGGCGCCGAAGGCACTACGTATAACGACTTGTACGCGGTGCCCGCCGATGGCGGTGCGCCGGTACTGGTCGCGCGCAGCGCGGGCACGCTCGCCCACCCCGTGGTCACCGCGGACGGCATGGTGGCCTACCTGGGTGAGGCGTACGACGGGTCGATCGCGGTCGCCAACAACGCCGGGCTGTGGGCGGTTCCGCTGCGGCTCGACGGTGTCCACGGCGAGTCGCGCAGGCTGACCGACCCGGAGACCGTCGACTGCGACATCGCCGCCGGTCGGCCCGTGGTGACGTCGCGGGGGATCCTGGTCGGCGTCCGGAACCAGGGTGCGGTGGAATTGCGCCGGGTGGACATCGGTGCGGCGGAAGCGGTTCTGTCCGACCTGACGCTCGTCGCCGGAAGTCAGGGCCAGGTCAAGGGATTCGCCGCCGACGACGACCGGGCGGTGGCCGTGGTGTCCACTTGGGACAGCATGGGTGACGTGGTGCTGGTCTCGGGCGACGAGACCAACAGGCTGACCGATCTGTCCGCTCCGCTGCGGGAGCGCGGGATCCGCCCGCTGATCGAGATCAAGGGGTCGGCGCCGGACGGCTACGGCACGCACGGCTGGCTCGTGCTGCCCGAGGGCGACGGCCCGCACCCGGTGATCCTGTCGGTGCACGGCGGCCCGTTCATGTACTACGGCTGGGGCCTGTTCGACGAGGCGCAGGTGTACGCGGAGGCCGGATACGCCGTCGTGCTGCCCAACCCGCGCGGTTCGGCGGGCTACGGGCAGGAACACGGCCGCGCCATCATCGGCGCGATGGGTACCGTGGACGTCGACGACGTGCTTTCCGTGCTGGACGCCGCCCTCGAGCGCCCAGACCTGGACTCCACCCGCGTCGGCATCATGGGCGGTTCGTACGGCGGCTGGATGACCAGTTGGCTGGCCGCGCACCACGGTCCGCGGTTCAAGGCGGCGTGGAGCGAGCGTGCGGTCAACGTCTGGGACTCCTTCGTCGGCGCCTCGGACATCGGGTGGTGGTTCGCCGACTCCTACTGCGGTCCCGACCCGGAGACCCAGCACGACATGAGCCCGCTGACGCACGCCGACAAGATCGACATGCCGTTCCTGATCGCGCACTCCGAGCAGGACTACCGCTGTCCGGTCGATCAGGCGCAGCGCATGTTCGTCAAGCTGCGCCGCAACGGCGTGCCCGCGGAGATGCTGCTGTTCCCCGGCGAGGGCCACGAGCTGACCCGGTCGGGCCAGCCGCGCCACCGCAAGCAGCGCTTCGACGCCGTTCTCGACTGGTGGTCAAGGTATCTGTGACATGGCCCGCCCTCCGGGCGGGCGGCTCGTCACCGCGGCCGAGCGTGGGGCCCGCAGCATGCCTACCGCAGTTTCCTTACAGGTGATCAGACGCGGCCTGGGGCGCCGTACAGTCCCGGGCCGTCGATCTCCAGCCCGTGCAGGAAAGTGCTGGCGACCACATAGGACTCGCCGATCAGTTCCGGTGTGTGGGTGAAGTCCAGCGGGGTGACCCGGATCA from Alloactinosynnema sp. L-07 includes:
- a CDS encoding CocE/NonD family hydrolase, with translation MPSLPRIRPRQAITAVLVVAVAVAGVVWLNRTDEPPAVRTSDAMVDLPSAQAGVAAVSLDTTLYLPEQTPAPAVLVAHGFGGSKQSVDSDARELAQRGFVVLAWSARGFGRSGGQIALNSPDAEVADARGLVDWLAKRPEVQLDGADDPRVGVTGGSYGGALSLLLAGTDKRVDALAPVMTYNDLSQALLPNSATTGAVAGSPSANAFAADGVFKRSWAGIFFAAGMGAAGLANPTTEATEAGTDEDRESGAVPGAAPIDTGASERGPRIQGDGNPCGRFVEAVCRAYAQVATTGRANQQTIDLLKSVSPASVADKITQPTMLVQGEQDTLFGLDQSDASARQISAAGGKVKLVWFTGGHDGGRPGKDLRAEIADWFDFHLRGRGTDPGTPFEYAVQGALRAQGAPSVRTVTAAAYPGLGGDASTERRRIAVNGEPQTVVNPPGGNPASISSMPGLGAVISGSSRLSGRVSIDLPGQSARFASAPLSQQLLIAGASTAKLRVSTMPNLPAPDGAVLFAKLYDVGPDGIRTLPGSAVSAFRVPNLPADGTPVEVTVSLPGIVRPIETDHRIELVVSTTDQAYATPAQPAAYKIEMADPQLAVPVVPGARSSTAPPSGPLIGIAIVLGLGVLAAIVGAIRRRREDDVDAELTDVPLVIENLSKSYPGGLKAVDSLSFRVERGQVLGLLGPNGAGKTTTLRMLMGLISPSGGHIRVFGHKIYPGAPVLSRIGSFVEGAGFLPHLSGRANLELYWAATGRPLERAHFGEALEIAGLGGAVDRKVRTYSQGMRQRLAIAQAMLGFPDLMVLDEPTNGLDPPQIHQMREVLRRYASTGRTVLVSSHLLAEVEQTCDHVVVMHRGKLVASGAVDEIVAGGGEATFRVDDPASASEALRGVTGVNAVTIEGDLVHADLDGLPRSAALTVLVKAGVAVEQAGPRRRLEDAFLQLVGDGS
- a CDS encoding TerC family protein, with the translated sequence MVVPAWAWLATIGGLIVLFAIDLFIVDRKPHEVTVGEAGRWVGFYIACAIAFGAAIWAFSGAQYAGEFFAGYITEYSLSVDNLFIFLIIMSAFSVPKIHQHRVLLVGIVIALVMRGIFIAVGAVAIAKFSWVFYLFGLFLVYTAWQLARTGMGEDEEYQENAMTKLTRRVFPVTDNYHGAKSFVKLDGKRFVTPMFIVMIAIGTADLLFAVDSIPAIFGLTKEPFLVFTANAFALMGLRQLYFLLGGLLKKLVYLSVGLAVILGFIGVKLVLEALHTNTLPFINGGEALSVPTIGIEVSLSVIVSVLVITTVASLIKTRRDDSNSSDITEPAEQKL
- a CDS encoding GNAT family N-acetyltransferase gives rise to the protein MTVLRGASVALRPTVQDYRHAGIDIFLDPTVHGRGLGADAIRTLACHLIDTHGYHRPVIDPAADNAAMIRCCTKVGFRPVGIMREYERGPDSTWHDGLLMDLLANELVR
- a CDS encoding S9 family peptidase; its protein translation is MRPEDIELLAAPGAPAMRGDLLLVGVSTPDIGLNAYRGGLRRVPLDGASAHDFTHGFRDLAAAISPDGTKVAFLRVAEQGSKPQVYVMPVDGGDARAVTGLPLGAGAPVWAPDSRRIAFVARIPEPGRYGTEGPDGTVDAQSEAPRLITRLDFRQDDAGYVTDRCAQLFVVDTGEADAVPTALTEGFAEPGDPAWTPSGQHVLVSARRDWGAEGTTYNDLYAVPADGGAPVLVARSAGTLAHPVVTADGMVAYLGEAYDGSIAVANNAGLWAVPLRLDGVHGESRRLTDPETVDCDIAAGRPVVTSRGILVGVRNQGAVELRRVDIGAAEAVLSDLTLVAGSQGQVKGFAADDDRAVAVVSTWDSMGDVVLVSGDETNRLTDLSAPLRERGIRPLIEIKGSAPDGYGTHGWLVLPEGDGPHPVILSVHGGPFMYYGWGLFDEAQVYAEAGYAVVLPNPRGSAGYGQEHGRAIIGAMGTVDVDDVLSVLDAALERPDLDSTRVGIMGGSYGGWMTSWLAAHHGPRFKAAWSERAVNVWDSFVGASDIGWWFADSYCGPDPETQHDMSPLTHADKIDMPFLIAHSEQDYRCPVDQAQRMFVKLRRNGVPAEMLLFPGEGHELTRSGQPRHRKQRFDAVLDWWSRYL